In Alteribacter lacisalsi, a genomic segment contains:
- the asnS gene encoding asparagine--tRNA ligase encodes MKTTIAQIGKHVGETVTIGAWLANKRSSGKIAFLQLRDGTGFIQGVVVKAEVAEDIFALAKEMTQESSLFVTGTVREDDRAPSGYELTVTSLELISEAKDYPITPKEHGTEFLMDHRHLWLRSKRQHAIMRVRNEIIRATYEFFHKEGFVKVDPPILTGSSAEGTTNLFHTKYFDEDAYLSQSGQLYMEAAAMALGKVFSFGPTFRAEKSKTRRHLIEFWMIEPEMAFMDHEESLEVQENYVSYVVQSVLENCRLELKALDRDVSRLEKVQAPFPRITYDEAVELLKKEGHEIQWGEDFGAPHETAIAEKYDKPVFITHYPAEIKAFYMKPDPERSDVVLCADLIAPEGYGEIIGGSQRIDDEELLKQRYEEHNLSDDAYKWYMDLRTYGTVPHSGFGLGLERTVGWICGTEHVRETIPFPRLLNRLYP; translated from the coding sequence GTGAAAACCACGATTGCACAAATTGGAAAACATGTAGGTGAGACGGTTACTATTGGTGCGTGGCTTGCCAATAAACGTTCAAGCGGTAAAATTGCTTTTCTGCAGCTTCGTGACGGTACAGGCTTTATCCAGGGAGTTGTCGTAAAAGCTGAAGTAGCTGAAGACATTTTTGCTCTCGCAAAGGAAATGACGCAGGAGAGTTCCCTGTTCGTTACAGGAACAGTAAGAGAAGATGACCGTGCGCCGTCAGGATACGAACTGACAGTTACCTCACTGGAACTGATCAGCGAAGCGAAAGACTACCCGATCACCCCGAAAGAGCACGGTACTGAATTCCTTATGGATCACCGTCATCTGTGGCTCAGGTCGAAGCGCCAGCATGCGATTATGCGTGTGCGTAACGAAATTATCCGTGCTACTTATGAGTTTTTCCACAAAGAAGGTTTTGTGAAAGTCGATCCGCCGATTCTTACCGGCAGTTCGGCGGAAGGAACGACCAACCTGTTTCATACAAAGTACTTTGATGAGGATGCTTACCTGTCCCAGAGCGGTCAGCTTTATATGGAGGCAGCAGCAATGGCGCTTGGAAAAGTATTTTCATTCGGACCGACCTTCCGTGCAGAAAAATCCAAGACCCGCCGCCATCTGATTGAATTCTGGATGATTGAGCCGGAAATGGCGTTTATGGATCATGAAGAAAGTCTTGAAGTCCAGGAGAACTACGTGTCCTACGTCGTTCAAAGTGTTCTGGAAAACTGCAGGCTTGAACTCAAGGCCCTCGACAGAGATGTGAGCAGACTTGAAAAAGTCCAGGCTCCGTTCCCGCGGATTACCTACGATGAAGCGGTCGAGTTACTGAAAAAAGAAGGTCACGAAATACAATGGGGAGAAGATTTCGGTGCCCCTCATGAGACAGCAATTGCAGAAAAGTATGATAAGCCGGTGTTTATTACCCATTATCCGGCAGAGATCAAAGCATTTTACATGAAGCCTGATCCTGAACGCTCCGACGTTGTACTTTGTGCCGATCTGATCGCGCCGGAAGGATATGGCGAAATCATTGGCGGAAGCCAGCGGATTGATGACGAGGAGCTTCTGAAGCAGCGTTATGAAGAACATAATCTTTCTGACGATGCTTACAAGTGGTATATGGATCTGCGTACTTACGGGACAGTTCCCCACTCAGGATTCGGACTTGGTCTTGAGCGGACAGTGGGCTGGATCTGTGGAACAGAACACGTAAGGGAAACGATTCCTTTCCCTCGTCTTCTGAACAGACTGTATCCTTAA
- a CDS encoding amidohydrolase, producing MSRTIVKNGIFVTLASKEEPVLNGYMVVENGTIDGLYEGEPSPETVNGNTIIDAQGKWVLPGLVNTHGHTGSALLRGAGEDDLPVQKWLESVMWPAEQTFTPGITRAANALAIGEMIKSGTTTFLDMYHLNMDAAGELIKDSGINGVLCRGMIGLCPEHEQREKLNEATDLYRNWHNEADGRIRVMLSPHAPYTCPPSFMEMIIDRASEHEISLHTHLAENRGEVETHKQQYGKRPAEHLAELGFFDLPALIAHGVHLSEKELDLFAEKKVCVSHNPVSNLKLGSGIADVPGMRKRGISVSLGTDSTASNNSLDLFEEMKMAALIHKGTSEDPTVTSAYDTLKSATAQGARSLGYSRKGRLEKGWDADFIFVDHSGMHTLPDPADRVLSHLVYASKASDVTDVYVSGRALMKNRELQTLDEEQVIANVRAAMEELKNLM from the coding sequence ATGAGCAGAACAATTGTAAAAAACGGCATATTCGTTACATTGGCTTCAAAAGAAGAACCGGTCCTGAATGGATACATGGTGGTGGAAAACGGAACTATTGACGGTTTGTATGAAGGAGAACCGTCTCCTGAAACCGTGAACGGAAACACGATCATTGATGCACAGGGTAAATGGGTTCTTCCGGGGCTTGTGAATACACACGGTCATACTGGCAGTGCGCTTCTCAGAGGGGCAGGGGAGGACGATCTGCCGGTGCAGAAATGGCTTGAATCAGTGATGTGGCCAGCAGAACAGACATTTACACCCGGAATTACAAGAGCAGCCAATGCCCTTGCCATCGGAGAAATGATTAAAAGCGGGACAACCACGTTTCTGGATATGTACCATCTCAATATGGATGCCGCCGGTGAACTGATAAAAGATTCAGGAATCAACGGTGTTCTCTGCAGAGGCATGATCGGTCTTTGCCCAGAGCACGAGCAGAGGGAAAAACTGAATGAAGCAACAGATCTCTACCGGAACTGGCACAACGAGGCAGACGGCAGAATCAGGGTCATGCTTTCTCCTCACGCTCCATACACATGTCCGCCTTCATTTATGGAAATGATCATTGATCGTGCTTCAGAGCATGAGATCTCTCTTCATACGCATCTTGCAGAGAACCGCGGGGAAGTCGAAACTCATAAACAGCAATATGGAAAAAGACCGGCTGAACACCTTGCTGAACTCGGTTTCTTTGATCTTCCAGCTCTGATCGCCCACGGTGTGCATCTGTCGGAAAAAGAACTTGATCTATTTGCTGAAAAGAAGGTATGTGTTTCTCATAACCCTGTGAGCAATCTGAAACTCGGTTCTGGTATCGCTGATGTCCCCGGCATGAGGAAAAGAGGCATTTCTGTCTCACTCGGAACAGATTCAACTGCGAGCAACAACAGCCTTGATCTGTTTGAGGAAATGAAGATGGCCGCACTTATACATAAAGGAACAAGTGAAGACCCGACAGTTACCAGTGCATATGACACACTCAAGTCGGCAACAGCACAAGGCGCACGATCCCTCGGATACAGCCGCAAAGGGAGACTTGAAAAAGGGTGGGACGCTGATTTCATTTTTGTCGATCATTCCGGAATGCACACACTCCCGGATCCGGCTGACCGGGTTTTATCCCACCTCGTTTATGCTTCCAAAGCCAGTGATGTAACGGATGTTTATGTATCGGGCAGAGCCCTGATGAAAAACAGGGAGCTACAGACTCTTGATGAGGAGCAAGTCATAGCAAATGTCCGCGCCGCCATGGAGGAACTGAAAAATCTTATGTAA
- a CDS encoding pyridoxal phosphate-dependent aminotransferase, whose product MELSPRVTAITPSSTLAITAKAKELKAEGHDVIGLGAGEPDFNTPDHIIKAASRSMEEGHTKYTPAGGMAELKEAVARKFKTDQGLSYGPGEIIVTNGAKHALSLLFQTILKEGEEVIIPAPYWVSYPEQVKIAGGEPVILNASESNDFKLTPEQLEAAVSKNTKAIVINSPGNPTGIMYSSEELRAIGEVCLKHNLLIVSDEIYEKLIYKNAEHTSIASLSEQLKAQTIIINGVSKSHSMTGWRIGYAAGNKKIIKAMTTLASHTTSNPAVMAQYGTIAAYNGSSEPVEKMRTAFEDRLERGFEAVSAIPGFSCVKPQGAFYLFPNVKKAVEQSPYQTTDEWVAALLEQEKVAVVPGSGFGAPDNIRLSYATDFDQFSEAVRRIRAFAENNNSSK is encoded by the coding sequence ATGGAACTTTCACCCCGTGTAACAGCAATAACTCCATCATCAACACTTGCCATTACAGCGAAAGCGAAAGAGCTTAAAGCAGAAGGTCACGACGTGATCGGTCTGGGGGCAGGAGAACCGGATTTTAATACTCCGGATCATATTATTAAAGCGGCTTCAAGATCAATGGAAGAAGGACATACAAAATATACACCGGCAGGAGGCATGGCTGAACTCAAAGAAGCCGTAGCCCGGAAATTTAAAACAGATCAGGGCCTTTCCTACGGACCGGGTGAAATCATTGTCACAAACGGAGCGAAGCATGCTCTTTCCCTTCTGTTTCAGACGATTTTGAAAGAGGGAGAAGAAGTCATTATCCCTGCTCCGTACTGGGTAAGCTATCCGGAACAGGTGAAGATTGCAGGCGGTGAACCTGTTATATTAAATGCATCGGAAAGCAATGACTTTAAGCTTACACCGGAGCAGTTGGAAGCAGCAGTCAGCAAAAATACGAAAGCCATCGTCATTAACTCACCAGGAAATCCGACCGGCATTATGTATTCCTCAGAGGAACTTCGAGCAATTGGCGAGGTTTGTCTGAAGCACAACCTGTTAATTGTATCGGATGAAATTTATGAAAAACTGATTTACAAAAATGCTGAGCATACGTCGATTGCTTCGTTATCCGAGCAGCTGAAGGCACAGACCATTATCATTAACGGTGTAAGCAAATCCCATTCCATGACCGGCTGGCGAATCGGCTACGCTGCGGGAAATAAAAAAATCATTAAAGCGATGACGACCCTTGCAAGCCATACAACTTCCAATCCGGCAGTGATGGCCCAATACGGGACAATTGCCGCATATAATGGTAGTTCTGAGCCGGTTGAAAAGATGAGAACGGCGTTTGAAGACCGGCTTGAAAGAGGATTTGAAGCTGTATCTGCTATTCCCGGCTTTTCATGTGTGAAGCCTCAGGGCGCATTTTATCTTTTTCCCAATGTGAAAAAAGCGGTCGAACAATCCCCTTATCAAACAACAGATGAATGGGTGGCGGCACTTCTTGAACAGGAAAAAGTGGCGGTGGTGCCAGGTTCCGGATTTGGTGCTCCTGATAACATCCGGCTGTCTTATGCGACAGATTTTGACCAGTTCAGTGAAGCTGTCAGGCGGATCCGCGCTTTTGCAGAAAATAACAACTCAAGCAAGTAA
- a CDS encoding cell wall elongation regulator TseB-like domain-containing protein yields MRGWILAGTAVLGLVTAVSLYLLYQSAASSQITGSDQAKAYALAEGYLTEVERADYYYGRRAYTVLSGEDQNGEAAYVWIEQQAEANEDEEDDAENSAEDWEPRVVVRTQDEGISREEAEEIASRELEIQEWKQVRLGMIGDTPVYEMVYIDTDNRYSFYYLSFDDGSYIRHYQLRQDR; encoded by the coding sequence GTGAGAGGATGGATTTTAGCAGGAACGGCAGTCCTTGGACTCGTTACTGCTGTCTCGCTTTATCTCCTGTATCAGTCTGCTGCTTCCTCACAGATAACTGGCAGCGACCAGGCAAAAGCATACGCCCTGGCTGAAGGATACCTTACCGAAGTGGAAAGGGCCGATTATTATTACGGCAGAAGAGCTTATACTGTTCTTTCGGGTGAGGATCAAAACGGGGAGGCAGCCTACGTCTGGATTGAACAGCAGGCGGAGGCAAATGAGGATGAAGAAGATGATGCGGAAAATTCTGCAGAAGATTGGGAACCCCGAGTCGTAGTAAGAACTCAGGATGAAGGCATTTCCAGAGAGGAAGCAGAAGAAATCGCGTCCAGGGAACTGGAGATTCAGGAATGGAAACAGGTGCGCCTTGGAATGATTGGAGACACACCTGTTTATGAAATGGTCTATATTGATACAGACAACCGATATTCTTTTTATTATCTTAGTTTCGACGACGGCTCCTACATCCGTCATTATCAGCTGAGGCAGGACCGTTAG
- a CDS encoding YpmA family protein encodes MDSKIKTLSQVKVQKSEDLYKVVNSLNRTLKDRDLMFGVAYDDADKTKMVFTIYET; translated from the coding sequence ATGGACAGTAAGATTAAAACCCTGTCTCAGGTCAAAGTTCAGAAAAGCGAAGATCTGTACAAAGTGGTTAACAGTCTGAATCGTACTTTAAAAGACCGGGATCTGATGTTCGGTGTCGCTTATGATGATGCAGACAAAACAAAAATGGTATTTACAATTTACGAAACATAA